The following are encoded together in the Williamwhitmania sp. genome:
- a CDS encoding FAD-linked oxidase C-terminal domain-containing protein, whose amino-acid sequence MKVDHKSTKLSSLAKHLHGELHTDLSKRILYATDASAYRELPIGVAIPNSIDDLKVLVAFASANNIPLIPRAAGTSLAGQVVGNGLVVDISRHFGEILELNVEEHCVRVQPGVILDELNQYLEQYGLFFGPETSTSNRCMIGGMVGNNSCGSHSLIYGSTRDHLVSLNLLLADGSEATFGPLSNAEFEDKCNFNTLEGNIYRNIRDILSPPTNRDEIELQFPDKAVKRRNTGYALDVVASTSPFLAGAAPLNLSKLIAGSEGTLGIITEVTLNLIPLPPKEKAVVCVHLKTKEDAFRANLIALKYNPGAVEMMDKTILDLTRDNIEQRKNRFFIEGEPGAILIVEFARENRAEIEQLAAAMELEMRQNGYGYHFPVIWGGDVKRVWNLRKAGLGVLSNMPGDAKPVSVVEDTAVAPALLPDYMDEFAKIMESHNLDCVYHAHIGTGELHLRPILNLKDPEDVKLFRTVASEVAHLVKKYKGSLSGEHGDGRLRGEFISIMVGETCYGWMQEIKDSFDVKGVFNPNKIVQTPAMNSHLRYEPGKPTRDIKTIFDFSADGGIVRAAERCNGSGDCRKTEKAGGTMCPSYMASRNEWTTTRARANILRELLTNSTKENPFDHKEIYDVLDLCLSCKGCKSECPSNVDMAKLKAEFLQHYYDKHGIPLRSRLVAYITKINAIGSAMPGVTNFFLTNRYVSKLLMRSLGFHPDRNLPTLYKTTLSRWFKRHQEKAASYPKGKVLLFNDEFSNYNDVEIGIKAVKLLQALGYEVEIPRHGESGRTYISKGLLRTARRIAEQNVELLYGKVTTETPLIGLEPSAILSFRDEYPSLVRKELREKVTTISTNALLFEEFIAREVEKGNIGPESFTDEHMEILLHGHCQQKSVASTEPTKRMLTIPKNFKIKEIPSGCCGMAGSFGYEKEHFELSMKVGELVLFPAVRKANTETVIVAPGTSCRHQIKDGTGRKAKHPVEVMFEALKE is encoded by the coding sequence TTCCTATTGGAGTTGCTATTCCCAACAGTATTGATGACCTAAAGGTATTGGTGGCATTTGCCTCGGCCAACAATATACCGTTAATACCCAGAGCAGCAGGAACATCGTTGGCCGGACAGGTTGTTGGAAACGGATTAGTTGTAGATATTTCCCGCCACTTTGGGGAAATTTTGGAGCTTAATGTAGAGGAGCATTGTGTTCGAGTTCAACCGGGAGTTATTCTCGATGAACTTAACCAGTATTTAGAGCAATACGGTCTCTTTTTTGGTCCGGAAACCTCCACCTCAAACCGCTGTATGATTGGAGGAATGGTGGGGAACAACTCCTGTGGTTCTCACTCACTGATATACGGAAGCACGCGCGACCACCTCGTTTCACTAAATTTGCTTTTGGCCGACGGCTCAGAGGCTACATTTGGTCCACTTTCCAATGCTGAATTTGAAGATAAGTGCAATTTCAACACGCTTGAGGGCAATATTTACCGCAATATTCGTGATATCCTATCACCACCTACAAATAGGGACGAAATAGAGCTGCAGTTTCCAGATAAAGCAGTAAAACGCAGAAATACTGGCTATGCACTTGACGTTGTTGCCAGCACCTCACCATTCTTAGCTGGAGCTGCCCCACTTAACCTGAGCAAGCTCATTGCTGGTTCGGAAGGTACGCTGGGAATTATTACTGAAGTTACGCTCAACTTAATTCCATTACCGCCCAAAGAGAAGGCAGTAGTTTGCGTCCATCTGAAAACCAAAGAGGATGCCTTCCGCGCCAATCTCATTGCGCTGAAGTATAATCCCGGCGCTGTAGAGATGATGGATAAAACCATACTTGATCTTACGCGTGACAATATTGAGCAGCGAAAAAACCGGTTCTTTATTGAGGGTGAACCCGGTGCAATTCTCATTGTAGAGTTTGCCAGAGAAAACAGAGCAGAAATTGAACAGCTGGCTGCCGCCATGGAATTGGAGATGCGACAAAACGGCTATGGATATCACTTTCCGGTAATTTGGGGAGGTGATGTTAAGCGGGTATGGAACCTTCGCAAGGCGGGGCTTGGCGTGCTCTCTAATATGCCCGGCGACGCCAAACCAGTATCGGTGGTTGAGGACACGGCCGTTGCTCCTGCTCTTCTGCCGGACTATATGGATGAGTTTGCCAAGATAATGGAAAGCCATAATCTTGACTGCGTTTACCATGCCCATATTGGAACAGGCGAGCTGCACCTCCGTCCAATCCTTAACCTCAAGGACCCAGAAGATGTGAAACTCTTTAGAACGGTAGCATCGGAAGTTGCACACTTAGTGAAAAAGTATAAAGGCTCCTTAAGCGGTGAGCATGGCGATGGCCGACTTCGTGGGGAATTCATCTCCATTATGGTGGGAGAAACGTGCTATGGCTGGATGCAGGAGATTAAGGATTCCTTTGATGTTAAGGGTGTTTTCAATCCAAATAAAATTGTTCAGACCCCGGCAATGAACAGCCACCTGCGCTATGAACCGGGTAAACCAACTCGAGATATCAAAACCATTTTTGATTTCAGTGCCGACGGTGGAATAGTTCGTGCGGCTGAGCGCTGCAATGGTTCAGGCGATTGTCGTAAAACCGAAAAAGCAGGTGGCACCATGTGTCCCAGCTACATGGCCTCCCGTAACGAGTGGACCACCACCCGTGCAAGAGCCAATATTCTTCGCGAACTGCTCACTAACAGCACGAAGGAGAATCCCTTCGACCACAAAGAAATATACGACGTACTGGACCTCTGTCTCAGTTGTAAAGGGTGTAAATCGGAATGTCCATCAAACGTAGACATGGCTAAGCTTAAGGCTGAATTTTTACAACATTACTACGACAAGCATGGAATCCCTTTGCGCTCCAGATTGGTGGCTTACATTACCAAAATCAACGCCATAGGTTCCGCTATGCCCGGAGTTACCAACTTTTTCCTCACCAACCGCTATGTCTCTAAGCTGCTAATGAGGTCGCTGGGTTTTCATCCCGACAGAAACCTACCCACCCTATACAAAACCACCCTCTCCCGATGGTTTAAGCGTCATCAAGAAAAGGCTGCTAGCTATCCTAAAGGCAAGGTGCTGCTATTCAACGATGAGTTCTCCAACTACAACGATGTGGAAATTGGCATTAAAGCAGTAAAGTTGCTTCAAGCACTTGGTTATGAAGTTGAAATTCCACGTCATGGAGAAAGCGGCCGAACGTACATTTCAAAGGGATTGCTACGTACGGCGCGACGAATTGCCGAACAAAATGTGGAACTTCTTTATGGCAAGGTTACCACCGAAACCCCGTTGATAGGGCTTGAACCTTCGGCTATACTCTCCTTTCGTGACGAATACCCATCGCTTGTAAGGAAAGAACTGCGAGAAAAGGTTACAACAATTTCCACCAATGCGCTGCTGTTCGAAGAGTTTATTGCTCGAGAGGTAGAAAAGGGTAATATTGGGCCTGAATCTTTCACCGATGAGCACATGGAGATATTGCTCCATGGACATTGTCAGCAAAAATCGGTTGCCAGCACAGAACCAACCAAGCGTATGCTAACCATACCAAAAAATTTCAAAATCAAGGAGATTCCTTCGGGATGCTGCGGTATGGCCGGTTCGTTTGGATATGAAAAGGAGCACTTTGAACTCTCCATGAAGGTAGGTGAGTTGGTACTTTTCCCTGCTGTCCGAAAAGCTAATACTGAAACAGTAATTGTGGCACCTGGAACCAGCTGCCGCCACCAAATAAAGGATGGAACAGGCAGGAAAGCAAAGCATCCTGTGGAAGTTATGTTTGAAGCCTTAAAAGAGTAA